Within Gouania willdenowi chromosome 24, fGouWil2.1, whole genome shotgun sequence, the genomic segment TTGTGCACATATTGACTAATGGCAGGTGGAAAGTCACAGCTGAAGGAGGAGGGGCGGGACCTTCTCTCCAACTGAGCAGCATCTTGTACAGTCATTGAGCGATACTGTGGAGGAAGGCCCACGTTCTGTACAGCCTGTTCATACGAAGGAGGACTGCAAGGCTGCCGGCTGTCCACGTGCCTGAAAACCTCAATGGCGGATAGAGGGCGTGGCTTGTGCTGAAGCTCGACCAATAGATCGGCTTCACTTTGAGAGTCCTCCTTGAGAGTTCCACAGGGGAAGGAGTATTCCTTCTGAAGGTCTTTCTTCAGGCTGTTCCTGCAGAACGCCCCTAAGCTCCTGGTCCTCGTTAAAACTTTAGATGGTTTtgagttcttcttctcttctgaTACCAGCTGGGGAATGTTCTGCTGGGTCTCAGCAGTTTGGGGCATTTGAGTGGTGTTTGGTCGCCTTTTGCAACCTGGAGAGCCAGCTGGTGAGCTGGTAAACACAGAACCATCTGATTGGTTAGAGGCAGTGCTCTCCAAGGAAGAACAAGAGCAGTCCTTTCCGACATTGGGCGACAGAGTCATTTTGGAGCTGTGACGCAGTTTAGGAAAAGAAGCCAAGTGCACGGCTCCTCGTCTTAAGATGGAGTCATCAGAGATCTGCTTTTTTAAAGGACGATCCTCGTAATCCATCTTAACCTTCGAACAGTCATCGTTGCTCCTGCTGTGACCACGCAGATTCTCAAAATCAGCTGAGTGGAGTATGATTGGCTCAGAGCAACGGCGGTTGAACGCTGGCACCGTGTTGAGGACGGCGTCCAAGGGCCAGGAGGAGGTGTTTATGTAGGCGCTGAGAGacgaggatgaggatgaggagcaGTATTCATCATGTTCTAATCGAACGTTCGCTCCTGTTTCTCCATCTCCGTCTGGATCATTGCTGTCATACGCCGAGTCGTGATGAATGGACGACAGGGAATCTGTTaagtagaaaaagaaaagatgcaTTATGATTTCGTATTGGTTGCattgaatttaaatctaaagtATTTGTGACAGAAACTGAGCTTTTTACTAGAAAAAATCCAGATTAAGATTAAGCATCTGACTTCTTTAACATCTTGAATtcaaaggctgtgtttgaaatggcacactccgtactacacactacaaactcaatgagtatatatagttctgaaaacattttaagtgacaaAGTGAcgaagtagaatatcaacatgtggtcatttgatccataaaacttgcggaaaGCACATTTTATGCCGccatttctgccattttcagagacccgccattgtgctactgactaaacttccggttaacttcaaaacaagagcactatttacaaaatgcatcatggggcggctgagtatgactggtgtgcccacgatgcatacttaaaaaaaatggtatacATCCGAGTActtctcacgtactcaatcttttcacaCCATCTTATGTGAACGCACGACATACTCactttgacatcagacttagtatgagtagtacgttagtatgcgatttcaaatACAGCCAAAGTCTTTGGATTGTAAACATTGGGTTACCTTCGTCAGTGTCCAGCAAATGTAAAACATTTGATCCAAGAATTTCGCAATTTTCAATCAGGAACTGAGTCAGCTCTGTAGCCtgcaacaaacaaaatgaaagacatTCAAGGAAACTGAAAGAATTATACATCTGAAAGCACAAAGCAGCAAAGGGGGAGGAAGCATATTCATAACAGTCCTTCCTACCTTCTTCATTCTTTCCTTCTGCACATCCAGTGGAGTgtcatccagcagcagcagcgttggACCAATACACACTGCAAGGTTGTGGGCATCCATCTTGTTAGTGTCAGCATTCTCCATGATGTGATGGAGAACACAGACCAGATGCTGCAGCAGCAGTTTGTTGAGGCCAGGGAGAT encodes:
- the tagapb gene encoding T cell activation RhoGTPase activating protein b, encoding MKVLSANVAPKTLLGGGMEEGIEFPLEVNAKIPVVSKRIINLEEGLTQLTETKWSLVRKLSKVPSFISKACRVETETRSQLFGQNLSKISPDGCSLPKPVTEMLVLLRKRGPSTEGVFRKPCNSKNMRDIRERLNSGSEVDLEGQPVALLVGLLKSFLKELPGSLLVSDLNDKWMAALDNEDAQLRAQEITKVLEDLPGLNKLLLQHLVCVLHHIMENADTNKMDAHNLAVCIGPTLLLLDDTPLDVQKERMKKATELTQFLIENCEILGSNVLHLLDTDEDSLSSIHHDSAYDSNDPDGDGETGANVRLEHDEYCSSSSSSSLSAYINTSSWPLDAVLNTVPAFNRRCSEPIILHSADFENLRGHSRSNDDCSKVKMDYEDRPLKKQISDDSILRRGAVHLASFPKLRHSSKMTLSPNVGKDCSCSSLESTASNQSDGSVFTSSPAGSPGCKRRPNTTQMPQTAETQQNIPQLVSEEKKNSKPSKVLTRTRSLGAFCRNSLKKDLQKEYSFPCGTLKEDSQSEADLLVELQHKPRPLSAIEVFRHVDSRQPCSPPSYEQAVQNVGLPPQYRSMTVQDAAQLERRSRPSSFSCDFPPAISQYVHNHQCFSKAKDGSLVVERQPFRQRAKSESVSWRHHEAVSRRCSQPLLEELSYAKESYV